The proteins below are encoded in one region of Leptotrichia sp. oral taxon 218:
- the pflB gene encoding formate C-acetyltransferase yields the protein MDAWRGFKEGNWKDNIDVTEFIRLNYTEYLGDDSFLEGPTEATTKLWKELSEKFKVEREKGIYDAETKIPSQIDAYGAGYIDKDLEKIVGLQTDAPLKRAIFPNGGLRMVKNSLEAFGYKLDPETEEIFTKYRKTHNDGVFSAYTEQIRKARHTGIITGLPDAYGRGRIIGDYRRVALYGVDRLIADREEQYKNLDPAEMTEDVIRLREEVFEQVKALKALKRMAAAYGFDISGPATNGKEAVQWLYFAYLAATKDQNGAAMSIGRTSTFLDIFLERDLQEGTLTEKEAQEIMDHFVMKLRIIRFLRTPEYDALFSGDPVWVTESIGGMGADGRSMVTKNSFRILHTLYNMGTSPEPNLTVLWSEKLPETWKKFCAKVSIDTSSVQYENDDIMRPQFGNDYGIACCVSPMTIGHQMQFFGARVNLPKALLYAINGGKDEKSKIQVTPVGQFEPIKGEYLEFDEVWEKLDKVLDWLASTYVKALNIIHYMHDKYSYEALEMSLHDINIRRTEAFGIAGLSIIADSLAAIKYGKVKVVRDEEGDAVDYINEKDYVPFGNNDDATDQFAVDITRRFMNKLRTHKMYRDAIPTQSVLTITSNVVYGKKTGNTPDGRRAGAPFGPGANPMHGRDTRGAVASLASVAKIPFEDANDGISYTFAITPETLGKNANEKQTNLVGLMDGYFNQTGHHLNVNVFGRDLLEDAMEHPENYPQLTIRVSGYAVNFVKLTREQQLDVINRTISNKM from the coding sequence ATGGACGCATGGAGAGGATTTAAAGAAGGAAATTGGAAAGACAACATTGATGTTACAGAATTTATCAGATTAAATTATACAGAATATTTAGGTGATGACAGCTTTTTGGAAGGACCGACTGAAGCAACTACTAAATTGTGGAAAGAGCTTTCTGAAAAATTTAAAGTAGAAAGAGAAAAAGGTATTTATGACGCTGAAACTAAAATACCTTCTCAAATAGATGCTTATGGAGCTGGATATATTGATAAAGATTTGGAAAAAATTGTAGGACTTCAAACTGATGCTCCACTAAAAAGAGCAATCTTCCCAAATGGTGGATTAAGAATGGTAAAAAACAGCTTGGAAGCTTTTGGTTATAAATTAGATCCAGAAACTGAAGAAATTTTTACTAAATACAGAAAAACTCACAATGATGGAGTTTTCTCAGCTTATACTGAACAAATAAGAAAAGCAAGACATACAGGAATTATTACAGGACTTCCAGATGCTTATGGTCGTGGAAGAATTATCGGAGATTACAGAAGAGTTGCTCTTTACGGAGTTGACAGATTGATAGCTGACAGAGAAGAACAATACAAAAATTTAGATCCAGCTGAAATGACTGAAGATGTAATTAGACTTAGAGAAGAAGTTTTTGAACAAGTTAAAGCATTAAAAGCATTAAAGAGAATGGCAGCAGCTTACGGATTTGATATTTCAGGACCAGCTACTAATGGTAAAGAAGCAGTACAATGGCTATATTTTGCATACTTGGCAGCAACTAAAGATCAAAATGGAGCTGCGATGAGTATTGGTAGAACTTCTACATTCCTAGATATTTTCTTGGAAAGAGATTTGCAGGAAGGAACTTTGACTGAAAAAGAAGCTCAAGAAATAATGGATCACTTCGTTATGAAATTAAGAATAATTAGATTCTTAAGAACACCTGAATATGATGCATTGTTCTCAGGAGATCCAGTTTGGGTAACTGAATCAATTGGAGGAATGGGAGCAGATGGAAGATCAATGGTTACAAAAAATTCATTTAGAATCTTGCACACATTGTACAACATGGGAACTTCACCTGAACCAAACTTAACAGTTTTATGGAGTGAAAAATTACCTGAAACTTGGAAAAAATTCTGTGCTAAAGTGTCAATTGATACTTCATCAGTACAATATGAAAATGACGACATTATGAGACCACAATTCGGAAATGACTATGGAATCGCATGTTGCGTATCTCCAATGACAATTGGACACCAAATGCAATTCTTCGGAGCAAGAGTAAACTTGCCAAAAGCATTGTTATACGCAATTAACGGTGGTAAAGATGAAAAATCTAAGATTCAAGTTACACCAGTTGGACAATTTGAACCAATCAAAGGTGAATACTTGGAATTTGACGAAGTATGGGAAAAATTAGATAAAGTGTTAGACTGGTTAGCTTCAACTTATGTTAAAGCATTGAATATTATTCACTATATGCATGACAAATATTCTTATGAAGCATTAGAAATGTCATTGCACGACATTAATATCAGAAGAACAGAAGCATTTGGAATTGCTGGACTTTCAATTATTGCAGATTCACTTGCGGCTATTAAATATGGTAAAGTTAAAGTTGTAAGAGATGAAGAAGGAGATGCAGTTGACTACATCAATGAAAAAGATTATGTTCCATTCGGAAATAATGATGATGCAACTGACCAATTTGCAGTAGATATTACAAGAAGATTTATGAACAAATTGAGAACTCATAAAATGTATAGAGATGCAATCCCTACACAATCAGTATTAACTATTACTTCAAACGTTGTATACGGTAAGAAAACAGGAAATACACCTGATGGAAGAAGAGCTGGAGCACCATTTGGTCCAGGAGCAAACCCTATGCATGGAAGAGATACAAGAGGAGCTGTTGCTTCACTTGCTTCAGTAGCAAAAATCCCATTTGAAGATGCAAACGATGGAATTTCTTATACATTCGCAATTACACCAGAAACATTAGGTAAAAATGCAAATGAAAAACAAACTAACCTAGTTGGATTAATGGACGGATACTTCAACCAAACAGGACACCACTTAAATGTAAATGTATTCGGAAGAGATTTATTAGAAGATGCAATGGAACATCCTGAAAATTATCCACAATTAACAATCAGAGTTTCTGGATATGCAGTAAATTTCGTTAAATTGACTAGAGAACAACAATTAGATGTAATTAACAGAACAATTTCAAACAAAATGTAA
- the pflA gene encoding pyruvate formate-lyase-activating protein: MEVKGYIHSFESFGTKDGPGIRFVLFLQGCPLRCLYCHNVDTWKIEDKKMVLTAQEVMKEILKVKGFIKTGGVTVSGGEPLMQPEFLMELFKLCRENKIHTALDTSGYIFNEKAKKVLELVDMVLLDIKHINPEKYKILTSVDLENTLKFAKYLKEINKPVWLRYVLVPGYSDDEKDLHDWAKFASQLTNVERVDILPFHQMGKSKWEKMKKVYKLQDTPTPTKELIDKAEDIFRSYGLKMLEK, from the coding sequence ATGGAAGTAAAAGGATATATACATTCATTTGAGTCTTTTGGGACAAAAGATGGACCGGGAATTAGATTTGTGCTGTTTTTACAGGGATGTCCTTTGCGATGTTTATATTGCCATAATGTTGACACCTGGAAAATTGAAGATAAAAAAATGGTGCTGACTGCACAGGAAGTTATGAAGGAAATTTTAAAAGTGAAAGGATTTATAAAAACTGGCGGTGTTACTGTGTCTGGTGGGGAACCTTTGATGCAGCCTGAATTTCTGATGGAATTATTTAAACTTTGCCGTGAAAATAAGATTCATACGGCACTTGATACATCTGGATATATTTTTAATGAAAAGGCGAAAAAAGTGTTGGAGCTTGTGGATATGGTGCTTCTCGATATTAAGCACATAAATCCTGAAAAATATAAAATATTGACTTCTGTAGATTTGGAAAATACGCTAAAATTTGCAAAATATCTAAAGGAAATAAATAAACCGGTTTGGTTAAGATATGTATTAGTTCCAGGATATTCTGATGATGAAAAAGATTTGCACGACTGGGCAAAATTTGCGTCACAGCTTACAAATGTGGAAAGGGTGGATATATTGCCATTCCATCAAATGGGAAAATCAAAGTGGGAAAAAATGAAAAAAGTGTATAAATTACAAGATACACCGACTCCTACGAAAGAATTGATTGACAAGGCTGAAGATATTTTTAGATCTTATGGGTTAAAAATGCTGGAAAAATAA